Proteins encoded in a region of the Perognathus longimembris pacificus isolate PPM17 chromosome 11, ASM2315922v1, whole genome shotgun sequence genome:
- the LOC125359782 gene encoding protein RoBo-1-like, translating into GDDACSSDLKTCDESANGCFSTKQEFNISGNHFQQLKQKGCSSSDCVPLAFTATLGNQRTFGYTQQCCQGEKCNQKDFPLFQKSSDTNGIECPACYTENDNSCVPTPLKCTGAETKCVMVTGEEYQGGGFSLMFVARGCATETACNLKDLTVLGGVKVHTSCPGITNASSPLMSTISSVLASIFLLKILL; encoded by the exons ggggatgatgcATGTAGTTCTGACCTGAAGACTTGTGATGAAAGTGCTAATGGCTGCTTCAGCACCAAGCAAGAATTTAACATATCAG GGAATCATTTCCAACAATTGAAGCAGAAAGGCTGTTCTTCATCTGACTGTGTTCCACTGGCCTTCACTGCAACACTGGGGAATCAGCGGACTTTTGGGTACACCCAGCAGTGCTGCCAAGGGGAGAAATGTAACCAGAAAGACTTTCCGT TATTTCAGAAGTCCTCAGACACCAATGGAATCGAATGCCCTGCTTGCTACACTGAGAATGACAATTCTTGTGTCCCAACTCCTCTAAAATGCACAGGGGCAGAGACAAAGTGTGTAATGGTTACTGGTGAAG AATACCAAGGTGGAGGGTTTTCCTTGATGTTTGTTGCAAGGGGCTGTGCGACTGAAACTGCCTGTAACTTGAAGGATCTAACTGTACTTGGGGGTGTAAAAGTACATACCTCCTGTCCAGGCATCACCAATGCAAGCTCCCCACTGATGTCCACCATCTCCTCAGTTCTGGCCAGTATCTTCTTGCTGAAGATCTTGCTTTAA